One window of Triticum dicoccoides isolate Atlit2015 ecotype Zavitan chromosome 5A, WEW_v2.0, whole genome shotgun sequence genomic DNA carries:
- the LOC119300946 gene encoding probable non-specific lipid-transfer protein 3, with translation MARLNSKAVVAAVVLAAVVLMMAGREASAALSCGQVDSKLAPCVAYVTGRASSISKECCSGVQGLNGMARSSSDRKIACRCLKSLATSIKSINMGKVSGVPGKCGVSVPFPISMSTNCDTVN, from the exons ATGGCTCGTCTCAACAGcaaggctgtggtggccgccgTGGTCCTGGCGGCGGTGGTGCTGATGATGGCCGGCAGGGAGGCCTCGGCGGCGCTGTCGTGCGGGCAGGTGGACTCCAAGCTCGCGCCGTGCGTGGCGTACGTGACGGGGAGGGCGTCCTCGATCAGCAAGGAGTGCTGCTCCGGCGTGCAGGGGCTGAACGGCATGGCCCGCAGCAGCTCGGACCGCAAGATAGCGTGCAGGTGCCTCAAGAGCCTCGCCACCAGTATCAAGTCCATCAACATGGGCAAGGTCTCCGGCGTGCCCGGCAAGTGCGGCGTCAGTGTGCCCTTCCCCATCAGCATGTCCACCAACTGCGACAC TGTCAACTAG